A single Amia ocellicauda isolate fAmiCal2 chromosome 9, fAmiCal2.hap1, whole genome shotgun sequence DNA region contains:
- the LOC136758210 gene encoding cyclic nucleotide-gated channel beta-1 has translation MFSWVVKVVPQPPEPPKPLGQEDQAEPTPLASEPEKKVKVKAKEKDLPPKEVPKPEPEKSKELQETAEDNSTQSGVLTWISQGFVNVLPKPVGTSGDKKEELKAESKVKEIETASQAASKPEEEQGGGVISWFVQGLGKVVPQPEDKYKAVALEEDNKTQGKEEACAPVPESQTEIKIVELESVSSQEPASEIDNTVQSHPLATPSKARVIEWLKHGLEKVVPKPAELPAPLNTAPQNTKAEKKKEEAPKKEVVKETPAPVPAPKAPAPAPAPASAEPVSAREEATKPASALKSATVDSSLICHASKEKQTNMVGWFVQGLEKMVPQPVTKPKADGTGEEAGASVVQEISILPEPVAVDMILEEVESDWENEPGAQAETLEMLPAPREPPSHPRLRAVLLEDAETQTERWTPILHLTPPETDGVRQDPKAVEEPVQETAEEPLEEVTENLDDGEELHNIQEEENEEDPELRLIQEESEEAEEEENKFTECLVDVCPAGGFPSPPPPESVEEEKAAAGEQTHPQLGPEARVEGDPDGGVQKTGEVSPDQGQSAVKEDSPVRVSEAAEQPSPVEEEPQEVKQESPVKEPSPGQDPEPQPQPEPEPVQEAEAVKELVPVREESPVKEVQPTPAEKGVAACEPQPVTQQPKRSEEVSPTASVNQEEETEAVEENCGEGSRVNVHPAVNVEDVDSDKDSSDSPRKLPLVLPPQSPYTSKTLTVPGVSVASRSRSLEIDRKNVAICLTAGPAIIPLITLSWSPVALVCPCFVSLLDVLDSTCAGSALTCLVCFALVRKKLYNQEDSVEETETTVRAWPSQSSLLMEDGGRERPASVTSQTSAIVNERLQELVKMFKARTERVKEKLVDPDDSDEESATSSPVKKAAPPPPPPPPPPEEKAEPEKKEEEEHYCDMLCCKFKTMPWMRQLKRYHFPKSIDPFTNLIYVLWLFFVTLAWNWNVWLIPVRWAFPYQTPDNIHLWLLTDYLCDTIYILDILVFQPRLQFVRGGDIVCDKKDMRENYMKTLRFKMDLISLFPLDLLYIKVGVNSLLRFPRLLKYMSFFEFNERLEAILSKAYIYRVIRTTAYLLYSLHCNSCLFYWASDYEGLGSTKWVYDGIGNSYIRCYYFAVKTLITIGGLPDPTTLFEIIFQLVNYFVGVFAFSIMIGQMRDVVGAATAGQTYYRACMDSTIKYMTSYRIPRDVQNRVKTWYDYTWQSQGMLDEQELLVQLPDKMRLDIAVDVNYSIVSKVALFEGCDRQMIYDMLKRLKSVVYLPGDYVCKKGEIGREMYIIKAGEVQVLGGPDGKTVFVTLRAGSVFGEISLLAVGGGNRRTANVVAHGFANLFILDKKDLSEILVHYPESQKLLRKKAKKMLSKDKKPQGEKPTSTQVIPPRPGTPKLFQAALQATEKSGMKGTFSTLKQMAHTSSSDEPSSSMPIPPGSPVHRRSPVPRELPEEDEEEDVVSEASDSSMLIRMTPAHDGHEELLSVEMPHTEEEEPKE, from the exons ATGTTTAGCTGGGTGGTGAAAGTGGTTCCCCAGCCCCCTGAACCCCCTAAGCCCCTGGGACAGGAAGACCAGGCTGAGCCCACACCCCTTGCTTCAGAGCCA GAaaagaaagtgaaagtgaaagcgAAGGAAAAAGACCTTCCACCAAAGGAAG TGCCCAAGCCAGAGCCCGAAAAGTCAAAAGAGCTTCAAGAGACTGCAGAGGACAACAG tacccAGTCTGGTGTGTTGACCTGGATCTCTCAGGGTTTTGTCAATGTCCTTCCCAAGCCAGTGGGGACCTCTGGGGATAAG AAGGAGGAGCTGAAAGCAG AAAGCAAGGTGAAGGAGATCGAAACGGCCTCTCAGGCTGCCAG TAAGCCTGAGGAAGA GCAGGGAGGTGGAGTCATCAGCTGGTTTGTGCAGGGACTGGGCAAAGTCGTTCCCCAGCCAGAGGACAAATACAAAGCAGTTGCCCTGGAAGAAGATAACAAAACACAG GGTAAGGAAGAGGCTTGTGCTCCAGTGCCAG AATCTCAAACCGAGATTAAAATAGTGGAGCTGGAATCCGTCAGCTCACAAGAACCCGCCTCCGAAATCGACAACACAGTCCAGAGCCACCCATTGGCCACTCCCAGTAAAGCCAG GGTGATTGAATGGCTGAAACATGGTCTGGAGAAAGTGGTTCCCAAGCCAGCAGAACTCCCTGCCCCTCTCAATACAGCTCCGCAAAACACG AAAGCAGAGAAGAAGAAGGAAGAAGCCCCAAAGAAAGAAGTCGTGAAGGAGACTCCTGCTCCTGTTCCTGCTCCTAAAG caccagcaccagcaccagcaccagcgtCTGCTGAGCCTGTGAGTGCCCGCGAGGAGGCCACCAAACCTGCCAG TGCCCTCAAATCTGCCACTGTTGATTCATCACTGATTTGTCATGCAAGCAAGGAGAAGCAGACAAA TATGGTGGGCTGGTTCGTGCAGGGACTGGAGAAGATGGTTCCACAGCCGGTGACAAAACCCAAAGCAGATGGGACAGGG gaGGAAGCAGGTGCATCTGTAGTGCAAGAAA TCTCCATCCTGCCAGAGCCAGTCGCTGTGGACATGATCTTGGAGGAAGTGGAGTCAGACTGGGAGAATGAGCCAGGGGCCCAGGCTGAGACTCTGGAGATGCTCCCTGCCCCACGGGAGCCCCCTTCCCACCCTCGGCTCCGCGCCGTGCTGCTGGAGGACGCAGAGACCCAGACAGAGCGCTGGACACCCATTCTACACCTGACTCCACCAGAGACAGACGG AGTCAGGCAAGATCCAAAGGCAGTCGAAGAGCCAGTGCAAGAAACAGCGGAGGAGCCACTTGAGGAAGTGACAGAAAACCTGGATGATGGAGAAGA ATTGCACAATATCCAGGAGGAAGAGAATGAAGAAGATCCAGA GTTACGATTGATACAGGAAGAAAgtgaggaggcggaggaggaggagaataaGTTCACCGA GTGCCTTGTGGACGTGTGTCCTGCAGGGGGCTTCCCCAGCCCCCCCCCGCCTGAGTCAGTAGAGGAGGAGAAAGCTGCAGCAGGAGAACAGACCCACCCACAGCTGGGACCAGAGGCACGGGTGGAGGGGGATCCAGACGGAGGAGTGCAGAAGACAGGAGAGGTGAGCCCAGATCAAGGGCAGTCAGCAGTCAAAGAGGATTCACCTGTCAGGGTGTCCGAAGCAGCGGAACAACCGTCGCCTGTGGAGGAGGAGCCACAGGAAGTCAAGCAAGAGTCCCCAGTGAAAGAGCCATCCCCTGGCCAGGATCCTGAACCACAACCAcagccagaaccagaaccagttCAGGAAGCAGAAGCAGTCAAGGAACTTGTGCCAGTGAGAGAGGAGTCCCCAGTGAAGGAGGTGCAACCCACACCGGCCGAGAAAGGCGTGGCAGCTTGTGAGCCACAGCCTGTCACACAGCAGCCAAAGAGATCAGAGGAGGTGTCGCCCACTGCGTCTGTCAACCAG gaggaggagacTGAAGCGGTTGAAGAAAATTGCGGAG AAGGTTCCAGAGTGAATGTACACCCTGCTGTCAATGTGGAAGATGTGGATTCAGACAAAGATTCCAGCGACAGTCCCAGGAAACTGCCTCTCGTCCTGCCCCCTCAGTCCCCCTACACCAGCAAGACCCTAACTGTGCCAGGGGTGTCTGTGGCATCCCGGAG CCGATCCCTGGAAATAGA TCGAAAAAATGTTGCAATCTGCCTGACTGCAGGCCCTGCTATAATTCCATTGATCACTTTATCATGGTCACCTGTTGCTTTGGTCTGTCCTTGTTTCGTTTCACTCCTTGATGTTTTGGATTCCACCTGTGCAGGCTCTGCCCTCACTTGTCTTGTCTGTTTTGCACTGGTCAGAAAGAAGCTGTACAACCAGGAGGACAGTGTGGAGGAGACTGAGACCACAGTCAGGGCCTGGCCCAGTCAGAGCAGTCTGCTTATGGAGGATGG ggggagagagaggccgGCCTCAGTCACCAGCCAGACCAGCGCCATTGTGAATGAACGGCTGCAGGAGCTTGTGAAGATGTTTAAGGCACGGACAGAGCGAGTGAAGGAGAAGCTCGTCGACCCAGATGACTCTGATGAAGAGAGCGCCACCTCCT CCCCAGTAAAGAAAGCcgcaccccctccccctccccctccccctcccccagagGAGAAAGCGGAGCCTGagaagaaagaggaggaggagcactaCTGCGACATGCTGTGCTGCAAGTTCAAAACCATGCCCTGGATGAGGCAGCTGAAGCGGTACCACTTCCCAAAGAGCATCGACCCCTTCACCA ATCTGATCTACGTGCTGTGGCTGTTCTTCGTCACCCTGGCTTGGAACTGGAATGTGTGGCTGATCCCGGTGCGCTGGGCCTTCCCCTACCAGACCCCTGACAACATTCACCTCTGGCTGCTCACTGACTACCTGTGTGACACCATCTACATCCTGGACATCCTGGTCTTTCAGCCCCGTCTGCAGTTTGTCCGAGGCGGGGACATCGTG tGCGACAAAAAGGATATGAGAGAAAACTATATGAAAACTCTGCGCTTCAAG ATGGACCTCATTAGCCTTTTCCCTCTGGATTTGCTGTACATAAAAGTTGGTGTGAATTCCCTCCTGAGATTCCCTCGTTTATTGAAG TACATGTCTTTCTTTGAATTCAATGAACGTCTGGAAGCAATCCTGAGCAAAGCCTACATCTACAG AGTCATCAGAACAACAGCTTACCTGCTCTACTCCCTACACTGCAACTCCTGCCTCTTCTACTGGGCGTCTGACTATGAAGGACTCGGTTCCACAAAATGGGTGTATGATGGCATCGGCAACAG TTATATCCGCTGCTACTACTTTGCAGTGAAGACCCTCATCACCATTGGGGGGCTGCCAGACCCTACCACCCTGTTCGAAATTATCTTCCAGCTGGTCAACTACTTTGTGGGAGTCTTTGCCTTCTCCATCATGATCGGGCAG ATGAGAGATGTTGTGGGAGCCGCCACTGCGGGCCAGACATACTACCGGGCCTGCATGGATAGCACCATCAAGTACATGACTTCCTATCGCATCCCCCGCGACGTCCAGAACCGAGTTAAGACCTGGTACGACTATACCTGGCAGTCTCAGGGCATGTTGG ATGAGCAGGAGTTGCTGGTCCAGCTCCCAGATAAGATGAGACTTGACATTGCTGTGGATGTCAATTACTCCATTGTCAGCAAGGTGGCACTCTTTGAA GGCTGTGATAGACAGATGATTTATGACATGCTGAAGAGGCTGAAATCTGTGGTGTACCTGCCAGGGGATTACGTCTGTAAAAAG GGGGAGATAGGGCGGGAGATGTACATTATTAAGGCTGGGGAGGTTCAGGTGCTGGGCGGTCCTGACGGGAAGACTGTCTTTGTGACGCTGCGAGCTGGGTCTGTCTTTGGGGAAATCAG CCTTCTGGCCGTGGGAGGAGGGAACCGACGCACAGCCAACGTGGTGGCTCACGGGTTTGCCAACCTCTTCATTCTGGACAAGAAGGACCTGTCTGAGATCCTGGTGCACTACCCCGAGTCCCAGAAACTGCTACGCAAGAAGGCCAA GAAAATGCTGAGCAAAGACAAGAAGCCCCAAGGTGAGAAGCCGACCAGCACACAGGTCATCCCTCCGCGCCCAGGGACACCCAAGCTGTTCCAGGCAGCCCTGCAGGCCACAGAGAAGTCGGGCATGAAGGGAACCTTCTCCACACTGAAGCAGATGGCGCACACGTCCAGCTCAGATGAG CCCTCCAGCTCCATGCCCATTCCTCCCGGCTCCCCAGTGCACCGCCGTTCCCCAGTCCCACGTGAGCTGccggaggaggacgaggaggaggatgtGGTGTCTGAGGCCTCTGACAGCTCCATGCTAATCCGCATGACCCCCGCCCATGACGGCCATGAAGAGCTCCTGTCCGTAGAGATGCCCcatacagaggaggaggagcccAAGGAGTAA